A stretch of the Halorussus lipolyticus genome encodes the following:
- a CDS encoding ferritin-like domain-containing protein — protein MTLDASGDLDSPDDLFEYKLRGIYYGERQLADLLDELQTSATDSDLVDDFASHRDETREHVARLERAFDVLGLEPHERTVPTFDALAEEKRAADTDAINNAVQNSLYNHVGRKAERLEITEYEGLLELADAIDVDGEAVRLLEQNRDEDEEALDDLESVSEGGEFQSFTDRLF, from the coding sequence ATGACGCTCGATGCATCCGGCGACCTCGACTCGCCAGACGACCTGTTCGAGTACAAGCTAAGGGGAATCTACTACGGGGAGCGACAACTGGCCGACCTGTTGGACGAACTTCAGACCAGCGCGACCGACTCGGACCTCGTGGACGACTTCGCCAGCCACCGCGACGAGACCCGAGAACACGTCGCACGCCTCGAACGCGCCTTCGACGTGCTGGGCCTCGAACCCCACGAGCGGACCGTCCCGACCTTCGACGCGCTCGCCGAGGAGAAGCGCGCCGCAGACACCGACGCCATCAACAACGCGGTCCAGAACTCCCTCTACAACCACGTCGGTCGGAAGGCCGAGCGCCTCGAAATCACGGAGTACGAGGGCCTGTTGGAACTCGCCGACGCTATCGACGTGGACGGCGAAGCCGTGCGCCTCTTGGAACAGAACCGAGACGAGGACGAGGAGGCCCTCGACGACCTCGAATCGGTCTCGGAGGGCGGCGAGTTCCAGTCGTTCACGGACAGACTGTTTTAA